CGCAGATGCAGAACCTGCAGATCGTCATGCGCAACGACGTCGGGGATCTGTCGGGCAACGATGCCGCCTTCGACAACATCCGCCTGGTGGACGCGACTCCTCAGCTCGACAAGGCGTTCTCTCCCACCTCGGTTCCTGTCGGCGGTGTGTCGACGTTGACGCTGACCGTCACGAACACGTCCGAGCTCGCGTCGAAGTCGGGATGGTCATTCACTGACAACCTTCCGGCCGGTCTGGTCGTGGCCCCGTCGCCCAACATCGGCGGTACGTGTGATGCGACGACCACTGCTGCTGCCGGCGGCACCAGCGTGGTCATCACCGACGGGAAGCTCGACGTCGGCGAAGTCTCGTGCACGATCACGGTAGACGTGACCTCTGAGCATCCCCGAGGCGCCGAGCCTTCGCCGCGCGTCTTCGAGAACTGCGCCGAGAACTTCAGCGACGTGGTCGGCGTCGACCTCCCCGCGTGCGCGACCGTGGAGTTCTACAGCGAGAACGCGCTCGAGATCACCAAGACGTCGAATGCGACGCCGGACGCTCGCCCGGGGGACGTCGTGACATACACCGTCACGGCGACCAACACGGGCACCGCGGACTTCACCGCGCAAGATCCCGCGGTCGTCTTCGACGACCTGTCAGGCGTGCTCGACGACGCAGCGTTCAATAACGACGCGACGTCGTCGCAGGCCGGAACGGTCTCCTATGCCGAGCCCCTGCTTTCGTGGGTCGGGGCACTGCCCGCGGGTGCCAGCGTCGAGTTGACCTACACCACGACCCTCGGTGACGGCGGCGACGGCATCGTTCGTAACGTCGCCTGGCAGCCGGAGAACCCCGAGAACCCGGTGCCCCCGGTGTGCGACCCTCCCGCGGATGGAGTCGACCCTGCGACGGGCGAGCCCTGTGCCGAGGTCGAGTTCGCGATGCCGAAGCTGACGATCCAGAAGTCCGCGGACCGCACGGAGCTTCCGGCGGTCGGTGACACGGTCGAGTACACGATCACGGTCACGAATGTGGGACCGGGCGTCTACACAGCGGATGCGCCGGCGACGGCGACCGATGACCTGACGAACGTGCTGGACGCGGCGTCGTACAACGGCGACGCCGTCGCGTCCACCGGCACGGTGTCGTTCGAGGAGCCGACGCTCTCCTGGGAAGGTGCTCTCGGGGTGAACGAGGCGGCCACGATCACGTACACGGTGACATACACCGGTGAAGGCGACCAAAACCTGCGCAACCTCGCGTGCGTGCCCACGGGGGAGACCGCGCAGGGCGAGCCGAGCTGTGACGTCGTGCAGATCCCCGGTTCCGGCCTGACGCAGTGGAAGCAGGTCCAGGCATCTGACACGCCGGCGGCCGCCGGCACGGTGCTGACGTACACGTTGTTCTTTGACAACGACGGCGAAGCAGCCGCAGATGTGGATGCGGTCGACGACCTGACCCACGTGAGCGACGATGCCGATGTCACGACGGAGCCGACCTCTGCAGAGGGACTCTCGGTCTCCCGCGACGGCAACCGGATCGCGATCACGGGTTCGGTGCCGGCTGGCGAGACCCACACGGTGACCTACCAGGTGACGATCAGGGCCGACGGCGAGCGCGGTGACGACACGGCGGCGAACTTCCTGATGCAGAACGATCCGGAGAATCCGCCGGTGCCGCCGACCGACCCGGTCTGTGAGCCCCAGGACGAGCAATTCCCGGACTGCACCACCACGCCGATCGCAGCGGTCGTGTACTCAAAGTCGGTCTCCGCCGACTCCGACCCGGTCGTCGCCGGCACCGTGCTGACGTACACCGTCACGGTGGAGAACACCGGAACGACGACCGCTCCTGTTTCCCGGGAGGATGTCCTTACGGATGTGCTCGACGAAGCCGACCTGACGTCGGGCCCGCAGTCGGACACTGCGTCGGTGACGGTCTCGGACGTGACGGCCGGCCGCTTCCAGATCGGGGGCGAGCTCGCTACCGGCGAGACCGCGACGATCACCTATGAGGTGACCGTGAAGGCCGACGCCGAGCGAGGGAACAACCTGGCGAACAACTTCCTGGTTCCCGAGGGTGGCACGCCGCCGGAGGTGTGCGAGGACGGTTCCGACCAGTGCACGAGCACCCCGCTTCCGCTGGTCGAGGCGTCCAAGTCGTCGGACCCGGCACCGGGCTCGACCGTCGTCGCCGGTCAGGACGTCACGTACACGCTGACGTTCACCAACCGCGGTGAAGCTGCGGGACCGGTAGACCACACCGATGATCTGGCTGACGTGCTCGACGACGCCACGCTCACTGCGGGCCCGGCAGCATCCGACGCCGCACTGCAGGTGGTCCGCGATGGAGACACCCTGCACGTCACCGGTTCGCTCGCGCCCGATCAGACCGTGACGGTCACCTACACGGTGACGGTGAATGCAGATGACGACCGGGAGAACAACCGTCTCGGGAACGTGCTGGCGCCGACCGGCACGGTCGACCCGGAGTGCGGTGACGAAGGTGTGTCGTGCACGGAGCACGTGGTGCCGCTGCTGCAGTCGTGGAAGAGCGTCGAGGCCGACACCGCTCCGGTGGCCGCCGGCACGGTGCTCACGTACACGTTGACGTTCGAGAACACCGGTGAAGGCACGGCGGTCGTGGATCAGGTCGATGACCTGACGCACGTGACCGACGACGCCGATGTGACGGCCGAACCGGCCAGCGCCGACGGTCTGGTCGTCAGTCGTGACGGCAACCGCATCGCGATCGCAGGCGAGGTTCCTGCCGGCGAGACCTACACGGTCACCTATCAGGTCACGGTGAGTGCAGACGGGGAGCGCGGCGATGACATCGCGGCGAACTTCCTGCTCGACCCCGATGAGGTCCCGCCGACGGAGCCGGTGTGCCAGCCTTCTGACACGGAGCGTCCGGACTGCACGGTTACACCGATCGGGATGCTGCTGACGGGCAAGTCGGTCTCGGCCGACACCGACCCGATCGACGTGGGCACGGTGCTGACCTACACGCTCACGTTCGACAACCAGGGTGAGGGGCCGGCCGTGGTCGACCACACCGACATCCTCACCGATGTCCTGGACGACGCGGATCTCACCGCGGAACCCGTCGCCTCCGACGAGGCGCTCGAGGTATCCGATGTGGTGGACGAGGCGTTCACGGTCACGGGTGAGCTCGCTGCGGGCCAGACGGTCACGGTGACGTACCAGGTGACTGTGAAGGAAGAGGCCGATCGAGGTGACAACTCGGCCGACAACTTCCTCGTGCCCACCGGCGAGGAGCCGCCGACCGAGTGTGTTCCGGGCGACCCGAACTGCACCGTCACCCCGCTGCCGCTGGTCGAGGTGTCGAAGTCGGCTGACCCGGAGACGGGCGCTGGCGTGCAGTCGGGCCAGGTCGTGACGTACACGCTCACGTTCGCGAACACGGGCGAGGCTGCGGGCACGGTCGACTACACCGATGACCTGGCGGCCGTCCTCGACGACGCCGACCTCACCGGCGCGCCGGTCTCGGCCGATCCTGCTCTGGCCGTGACAGATGGGGCCGACGGCCTGGTTCGTGTCACGGGCACGCTCGCTGCGGGCCAGACGGTCACGGTGTCGTACACCGTGACGGTCAAGCCCGATGGTGAGCGGGGTGACAACGAGCTGCGTAACGTGGTCGCGAAGACCGGCACCGAGGATCCGCAGTGCGGTGACACCGGGGTCTCCTGCACGGAGCATCCGATCGGTGAGCTCGACGACTGGAAGAGCGTCGACCCGGCGACGGGATCGACGGTGCGGCCGGGTGACACCGTGACGTACACGCTGCATTTCGAGAACACCGGGAACGCTCCGGTCGATGTGACGCGTGAGGACGTGCTCACTCGCGTGCTCGACGACGCCGAGATCACGGCGCAGCCGGTCTCGTCCGGCGACGCCCTGTCGGTCTCGGATGTCGTGGACGGACGGTTCTCGATCACCGGCACCCTGCAGCCCGGCGACCTCGTCACGGTGACGTACACCGTGACGGTGAAGGCCGACGGCGAACGCGGTGACGACCGGCTGGACAACTTCCTCGTCCCCACCGGTGAGGAGCCGCCTGCCGAGTGTGTCCCTGTCGACGGGGAGCGCCCCGACTGCACCTACAACCACGTCTCCGACGTGA
This Microbacterium sp. XT11 DNA region includes the following protein-coding sequences:
- a CDS encoding DUF7927 domain-containing protein, with the protein product MTSLVTGLLVAGVAVLGAEPAAAVPGNPGTPGDPTEVFSEGFEVGLGPTAVRLADYVGESGQTHTADPFWLREDQCNGVILQYANTVFPGASPEGGFCVDGNQTNVRNNVRRLADVLGQLDAGVPGGSTGSPANGSTSATRANHAVTAFTSDVNGPDGAVQFQTSPLNIAAQGTRFYAASVDVAELSCTFAGGENNSRLRFAFRVGSDEYPFPTAEPIRACTDPRVSYYTSPDLPGGWINGGSYVAAGRFYTDGALLMTPAQMQNLQIVMRNDVGDLSGNDAAFDNIRLVDATPQLDKAFSPTSVPVGGVSTLTLTVTNTSELASKSGWSFTDNLPAGLVVAPSPNIGGTCDATTTAAAGGTSVVITDGKLDVGEVSCTITVDVTSEHPRGAEPSPRVFENCAENFSDVVGVDLPACATVEFYSENALEITKTSNATPDARPGDVVTYTVTATNTGTADFTAQDPAVVFDDLSGVLDDAAFNNDATSSQAGTVSYAEPLLSWVGALPAGASVELTYTTTLGDGGDGIVRNVAWQPENPENPVPPVCDPPADGVDPATGEPCAEVEFAMPKLTIQKSADRTELPAVGDTVEYTITVTNVGPGVYTADAPATATDDLTNVLDAASYNGDAVASTGTVSFEEPTLSWEGALGVNEAATITYTVTYTGEGDQNLRNLACVPTGETAQGEPSCDVVQIPGSGLTQWKQVQASDTPAAAGTVLTYTLFFDNDGEAAADVDAVDDLTHVSDDADVTTEPTSAEGLSVSRDGNRIAITGSVPAGETHTVTYQVTIRADGERGDDTAANFLMQNDPENPPVPPTDPVCEPQDEQFPDCTTTPIAAVVYSKSVSADSDPVVAGTVLTYTVTVENTGTTTAPVSREDVLTDVLDEADLTSGPQSDTASVTVSDVTAGRFQIGGELATGETATITYEVTVKADAERGNNLANNFLVPEGGTPPEVCEDGSDQCTSTPLPLVEASKSSDPAPGSTVVAGQDVTYTLTFTNRGEAAGPVDHTDDLADVLDDATLTAGPAASDAALQVVRDGDTLHVTGSLAPDQTVTVTYTVTVNADDDRENNRLGNVLAPTGTVDPECGDEGVSCTEHVVPLLQSWKSVEADTAPVAAGTVLTYTLTFENTGEGTAVVDQVDDLTHVTDDADVTAEPASADGLVVSRDGNRIAIAGEVPAGETYTVTYQVTVSADGERGDDIAANFLLDPDEVPPTEPVCQPSDTERPDCTVTPIGMLLTGKSVSADTDPIDVGTVLTYTLTFDNQGEGPAVVDHTDILTDVLDDADLTAEPVASDEALEVSDVVDEAFTVTGELAAGQTVTVTYQVTVKEEADRGDNSADNFLVPTGEEPPTECVPGDPNCTVTPLPLVEVSKSADPETGAGVQSGQVVTYTLTFANTGEAAGTVDYTDDLAAVLDDADLTGAPVSADPALAVTDGADGLVRVTGTLAAGQTVTVSYTVTVKPDGERGDNELRNVVAKTGTEDPQCGDTGVSCTEHPIGELDDWKSVDPATGSTVRPGDTVTYTLHFENTGNAPVDVTREDVLTRVLDDAEITAQPVSSGDALSVSDVVDGRFSITGTLQPGDLVTVTYTVTVKADGERGDDRLDNFLVPTGEEPPAECVPVDGERPDCTYNHVSDVTVAKSSDPESGTRVNPGDRVTYTLTFVNRGTNADAADVAVDYTDHMADVLDDATLTTGPAVSGENLTASVVGDTIRITGAVPTGETYTVTYTVTVSAYGAQGNHHLGNIVAITGEQPVCVPDSPLCTEHDVPAPPKPAPPLAITGGTVSVLVLLTAVLLLGLGVVLVARRRSSISTEDAAE